One window of the Conexibacter sp. SYSU D00693 genome contains the following:
- a CDS encoding PAC2 family protein — protein MNPLIWESRPDGLRAPALVCAFTGWNDAGDAASAALRFVGASLGATRFAQIDPEEFFDFQACRPKISIVDAQTREIEWPSIEVYEGRAPFAQRDLVLLQGPEPSHRWRTFSRLVVDLAEALGVQTVVTLGALLADVPHTRPVGISGIVGQGGETSRIGVSPTSYEGPTGIVGVLHAACQEAGMPSTSLWASVPHYVAAAPNPKAALALVRKLESVVGITVDAAELESATADYERQVSLAVQADPDVQAFVERLEQAAQEEEADLDPSALPSGDVLAREFQRFLRQRGPGDGPDVAGGR, from the coding sequence ATGAACCCGCTGATCTGGGAGAGCCGGCCGGACGGCCTGCGGGCACCCGCGCTCGTGTGCGCGTTCACCGGCTGGAACGACGCGGGCGATGCGGCCTCTGCCGCGCTGCGCTTCGTCGGCGCGTCCCTCGGCGCGACCCGCTTCGCCCAGATCGACCCCGAGGAGTTCTTCGACTTCCAGGCCTGCCGGCCGAAGATCTCGATCGTCGACGCGCAGACGCGCGAGATCGAGTGGCCGTCGATCGAGGTGTACGAGGGCCGCGCGCCGTTCGCGCAGCGCGACCTCGTCCTGCTGCAGGGGCCCGAGCCCAGCCACCGGTGGCGCACGTTCTCGCGCCTGGTGGTCGACCTCGCCGAGGCGCTCGGCGTCCAGACCGTCGTGACGCTCGGCGCGCTCCTGGCCGACGTGCCGCACACCCGGCCGGTCGGCATCTCGGGCATCGTCGGCCAGGGCGGGGAGACCTCGCGGATCGGCGTCTCGCCGACGTCCTACGAGGGGCCGACGGGGATCGTCGGCGTGCTGCACGCGGCGTGCCAGGAGGCGGGGATGCCGTCGACGTCGCTGTGGGCGAGCGTCCCGCACTACGTGGCCGCGGCGCCCAACCCGAAGGCCGCGCTCGCGCTCGTGCGCAAGCTCGAGTCGGTCGTCGGCATCACCGTCGACGCCGCCGAGCTCGAGTCCGCCACGGCCGACTACGAGCGTCAGGTGTCGCTCGCGGTCCAGGCGGACCCCGACGTCCAGGCGTTCGTCGAGCGCCTCGAGCAGGCCGCCCAGGAGGAGGAGGCCGACCTGGACCCGTCGGCGCTGCCCTCCGGCGACGTGCTGGCCCGCGAGTTCCAGCGCTTCCTGCGCCAGCGCGGGCCCGGCGACGGGCCCGACGTGGCCGGCGGGCGCTAG